The Candidatus Nomurabacteria bacterium genomic sequence TTCTGCAAGGCTTTTCCGGTGACATCAGTGAGCAGCAGCGAAAATACCTAGAGCAGGCGTATAGAAGCAATAACCGTCAACTGCACATCATTAACGATATTTTACACTTGGCTAAGCTAGAGTCCGGACGAATTGTACTCGCGGAGCACAAATTTGATTTTGCCATCATGATACGGGAGGTGGTAGATGAGCAACAAAGTGATGCTGATAACGGCGGTATTTCATTGAAATTGACAGCACCATCCAAAGGTCTGATGATCGGCGATAGTCACATGTTACGCATGGTAGTCGAGAACCTCGTAAGTAATGGAATAAAATACACGCCGTCCGGAGGAGTTGTGTCGATACGGCTGGTGCGACGAGGAGCACATTGGGTGTTGATGGTGAAAGATACGGGCGTTGGTATAGCCAAAAATGATCTGAAAAAGTTATTTAAGCAGTTTAGCCGCATAGTGAACCCGCGAAGTGATTTCGTGACTGGTACTGGCATAGGTTTATATCTGGCGCATCATCTGGTTGTCCTTCATGGTGGTACGATTAGCGTGTCGTCCGACGAGGGTAAGGGTTCTACGTTTGTTGTTCGTCTTCCTCGTAAGATGTGAGAATTTATATCATTGAAGGTAACGAATGCGGTATACTGGAATATAGTGGAGAAATAAATGACGAGTACAAATGACACACGATCGATCTTAGTTGTAGAGGATGAACCCGAACTAGCGGAAATTTACCGAGTACTATTGGCGCAAGCCGGGTACGACGTCACCGTTATGCATAATGGCAAAGACGCACTGAAATATACGTCTGAAAAATCACCTGATTTGATTTTGCTAGACCTTCGAATGCCAATTATGGACGGAGTCGAGTTTTTGAAGAAGTACGAATTGAAGGATAAGCACCCTAAAGTAAAGGTGGTGGTGTTTAGTAATTATGATATGCAAGACGAAATTGACGATGCATACCGATTAGGCGCAGAGCGATACGTGCTCAAGGCTTGGGCGTCACCCAAGGAATTACTTCAGATCGTCAAAGACAGCATTGGCTAGATATAAAAACACCTTTCGTACGCGAAGGTGTTTTTGTTTATGCATTCACTAACTCTGTAGTCGTAGTCCGCGGAAGCTTTCATCGCCTAGTCGGCGCTCTAGTTC encodes the following:
- a CDS encoding response regulator, which produces MTSTNDTRSILVVEDEPELAEIYRVLLAQAGYDVTVMHNGKDALKYTSEKSPDLILLDLRMPIMDGVEFLKKYELKDKHPKVKVVVFSNYDMQDEIDDAYRLGAERYVLKAWASPKELLQIVKDSIG